In Pedobacter sp. W3I1, one DNA window encodes the following:
- a CDS encoding RagB/SusD family nutrient uptake outer membrane protein: MKINIKNIAALLLLSGAIIGNSGCKKFLDETDPTNLSPNSFYTLPEHAEAGIAAVYAEIRFIGNGAGIYSNNWQMLDAPTGIQSTETAQNSDLNNLYSLIYDGTNLHVNQNWNGFYKVIGQANLVLDKVPGINPMDNAQKKRILGEASFIRAWAYFYLVRLWGDVPLITKPITSPNDPNFSPSRTPQEQVYKLIVDDLVAAEAAGLPFMDASGRVSTAAIKSELAKVYLTMAGQPLNKGAAYYKLAADKAKEVIDYSTGNPAALGLFPGYGALHDAKNDNKVEHLFGIQYNDAAGSGNPLQSSYLPLHQPLVSKIDGIGTAIPTASFYGSYEAGDLRAKNREGYFFTDYYTDGFKMPLINRGKPYVFKHFDLIANGTLGVEGTSRSDLNIPQIRYAETLLIYAEAQNRADGSPNVAAYAAVNAIRKRAQLADLAGLSQTQFEEAVWRERWHELCYEGITWFDMVRLRKVYNETTNGFDNFVGHINKSVNQPLQTKHLLFPIPTSEIKNNPNLTPNPGY, from the coding sequence ATGAAAATAAACATAAAAAATATCGCTGCTTTGTTGTTGCTAAGCGGTGCTATAATCGGGAACTCGGGATGTAAGAAGTTTTTAGATGAAACAGATCCCACCAATCTTTCGCCCAATAGTTTTTATACTTTACCAGAACATGCAGAAGCAGGTATTGCTGCTGTTTATGCAGAGATCAGGTTTATTGGAAACGGTGCCGGTATTTATTCCAACAACTGGCAGATGCTTGATGCACCAACCGGAATACAATCTACCGAAACAGCACAAAACTCCGACCTGAACAATTTGTACTCCCTAATTTATGATGGAACAAACCTTCATGTTAACCAAAACTGGAACGGTTTCTATAAAGTAATTGGCCAGGCCAACCTGGTGTTGGATAAAGTTCCGGGCATTAACCCAATGGACAATGCACAGAAAAAAAGGATTTTAGGAGAGGCATCTTTTATTAGAGCCTGGGCCTATTTTTACCTGGTACGTTTATGGGGCGATGTGCCTTTAATTACAAAACCGATTACCAGTCCTAACGATCCCAATTTTTCTCCTTCCCGTACACCACAAGAACAGGTTTACAAACTAATTGTTGATGATCTGGTTGCCGCAGAAGCGGCTGGTTTGCCTTTTATGGATGCAAGCGGACGTGTTTCTACTGCAGCAATTAAATCTGAACTGGCAAAAGTATATTTAACCATGGCCGGGCAACCCCTTAACAAAGGAGCGGCTTATTATAAATTAGCTGCAGATAAGGCCAAAGAGGTAATCGATTATTCAACCGGGAATCCAGCAGCACTTGGCCTGTTCCCGGGTTATGGAGCCCTGCATGATGCAAAGAATGACAATAAAGTAGAGCATTTGTTCGGAATCCAGTACAACGATGCTGCCGGATCTGGTAACCCCTTACAGTCATCTTATTTACCTTTACACCAGCCATTGGTTTCTAAAATTGATGGAATTGGAACGGCTATTCCAACCGCAAGTTTTTATGGCTCGTATGAGGCAGGAGATTTAAGGGCTAAAAACAGAGAAGGTTATTTCTTTACCGATTATTATACCGATGGATTTAAAATGCCGCTGATTAACCGTGGTAAGCCTTATGTTTTCAAACACTTTGATTTGATTGCTAATGGAACATTGGGGGTAGAAGGTACCAGCAGGAGCGATCTGAATATTCCACAGATCCGTTATGCCGAAACCTTATTAATTTATGCCGAAGCACAGAACAGGGCAGATGGTAGTCCGAATGTTGCGGCCTATGCTGCGGTAAATGCCATACGGAAAAGAGCACAATTGGCTGATCTTGCAGGTTTGAGCCAAACGCAATTTGAAGAAGCGGTTTGGAGAGAACGCTGGCACGAGCTGTGTTACGAAGGCATTACCTGGTTTGATATGGTCCGCTTGCGTAAAGTGTACAATGAAACCACCAATGGTTTTGATAATTTTGTTGGCCACATTAATAAAAGTGTGAACCAGCCTTTGCAAACCAAACACCTATTGTTCCCAATTCCTACTTCCGAAATCAAAAACAATCCTAACCTGACCCCAAATCCGGGTTATTAG
- a CDS encoding TonB-dependent receptor: MKINLLKISGLSVLFLLNSPAFSMNLVAEKSEGFFELNMPLVHIQNRKVITGTVLDEKNMPIPGVGIKNISSGKTAVTNEAGKFSIEGNPNEVIRFSYVGYQNKDITVGNEANINVKMTPAEANKLDEVVVIGYGSVKKTDLTGSVGVVKASELQERPSSSLNQALAGRISGVQVNTNSGRPGGQTNIKIRGFSSINTSNNPLYVVDGVALPVGSQTQNSNAIDYINPSDIASVEVLKDASSTAIYGARGANGVILITTKKGTANAQRITYDADFGVNTLAAHHVKMLDAFEYVKVQDLAYENIKVYDPVGWAAGSYASTPVPKAARIALPQFFDSSGNPLYNTDWLKESTQNKLSQNHQLGFTGGNENSTYGVFAGYRDDQGLLLNSYLKRYSGRFNFDSKIKPWLKVGGNLSYNNQNENIVDQGTGGLNSVRMITEAFPFLPIKLADGKWGDNKLIPWAEGGSNPVHILTDQKYGMVTQTALGSIYSTISFSKDLEFRTQLGANIVSRNINEYNAKQLYGISDGQNGTANVTDDRETFWSLENYLTYNKRFAESHAINALLGISWQATNFFSNTSHAENFVTDFYGNNNMGSGSKSITVGSSRNRSAFNSYFGRLNYAFKDKYLVTFTGRVDGSSKFGENHKFAFFPSAALAWKASDEDFLKGNKTISNLKLRTSYGLSGNSELPAYQSLATLVNNSAIINDSKVTGIGIGRLANPDLVWEKTAQVDAGLELGLFNNRINLEADLYYRKTTDMLLDAPVPRTTGYSVIRKNVGSMQNKGLDLGINTVNVQTDDFTWKTSFNISLNRNKVLSLATPDDIFGVGNPNFTNQTGIIRVGEPVGSFWGLVRLGTWSEAERAEAAKFVSYRGGKTLLPGDIKYLDVNGDHAITDADRQIIGNGTPKGWGSFSNSFRYKNLELIVELQYSYGNDVLNMTHHSGEDRQVQANSFASVLNAWTPQNQDTPIAAIRDQSAGYVTNVDTHWLEDGSFIRGKNLLLGYTFDKTLVEKLRLSKLRVYASVQNFFLATKYTGNDPEVTTYGNVFAQGQTFFDYPKPTTFMVGLNIGL, from the coding sequence ATGAAAATCAATCTACTAAAGATTTCAGGGCTTTCTGTGCTTTTTTTGCTCAATAGCCCTGCTTTTTCGATGAATCTGGTTGCTGAAAAATCCGAGGGGTTTTTCGAGCTAAATATGCCTTTAGTGCATATCCAAAACCGAAAAGTAATTACAGGAACCGTATTAGACGAAAAAAACATGCCTATTCCGGGAGTGGGCATCAAAAACATTTCTTCAGGTAAAACTGCTGTAACTAATGAAGCTGGTAAATTCAGCATTGAGGGCAACCCAAACGAGGTGATCCGTTTTTCTTATGTGGGCTATCAAAATAAAGATATTACAGTAGGCAACGAAGCTAATATCAATGTTAAAATGACACCTGCCGAAGCCAATAAGTTAGATGAAGTAGTGGTAATTGGTTATGGATCGGTGAAAAAAACAGACCTTACCGGTTCTGTTGGCGTAGTAAAAGCCAGCGAACTACAAGAACGTCCGTCTTCATCGCTAAACCAGGCACTAGCTGGCCGTATTTCTGGCGTACAGGTAAACACCAACTCGGGTAGACCGGGCGGTCAGACTAATATTAAAATCCGTGGATTTAGTTCGATCAATACGAGTAACAATCCACTTTATGTGGTAGATGGTGTGGCTTTGCCAGTGGGCTCGCAAACGCAGAACAGTAACGCTATCGATTACATTAACCCCAGCGATATTGCTTCAGTAGAGGTGTTAAAGGATGCTTCTTCGACGGCCATATACGGTGCAAGGGGTGCAAATGGCGTAATTTTAATCACCACTAAAAAAGGAACTGCAAATGCCCAGCGTATAACTTATGATGCTGACTTTGGCGTAAATACATTGGCGGCACACCATGTTAAGATGCTTGATGCCTTCGAGTATGTTAAAGTGCAGGATCTCGCTTATGAGAATATTAAAGTTTACGATCCGGTAGGATGGGCAGCAGGCAGTTATGCATCTACACCCGTTCCAAAAGCAGCCAGGATTGCCTTGCCTCAGTTTTTCGATAGCAGTGGAAATCCATTATATAACACCGATTGGTTGAAAGAATCTACGCAGAACAAACTTTCCCAAAATCACCAGCTGGGTTTTACAGGTGGAAACGAAAATAGCACTTACGGTGTTTTTGCAGGCTATCGCGATGACCAGGGACTTTTACTAAACTCTTATTTAAAACGTTATTCGGGCAGATTTAATTTCGACAGTAAAATTAAACCATGGTTAAAGGTAGGCGGTAATTTAAGCTACAATAACCAGAATGAAAACATTGTTGATCAGGGAACAGGTGGATTAAATTCAGTTCGAATGATTACAGAAGCATTTCCTTTTCTACCAATTAAACTGGCAGATGGCAAGTGGGGCGATAATAAACTGATTCCATGGGCAGAGGGAGGCTCCAATCCGGTGCACATCTTAACCGATCAAAAATATGGAATGGTTACCCAAACTGCTTTGGGGAGCATTTATTCTACCATTAGCTTTAGCAAAGATTTAGAATTCCGTACCCAGTTAGGTGCCAATATTGTAAGCCGTAACATTAACGAGTACAATGCCAAACAATTATACGGTATCTCTGATGGACAGAATGGAACAGCCAATGTAACCGATGATAGAGAAACCTTCTGGTCACTGGAAAACTATTTAACCTATAACAAACGTTTTGCCGAATCGCACGCCATTAATGCGTTATTGGGTATCTCCTGGCAGGCCACCAATTTCTTTAGCAATACCAGCCATGCCGAGAATTTTGTAACTGATTTTTACGGAAACAATAATATGGGCTCTGGTAGCAAATCGATTACGGTAGGCTCTAGCCGCAACAGATCGGCTTTTAACTCTTATTTTGGCAGGTTAAACTATGCCTTTAAAGATAAATACCTGGTTACTTTTACGGGTAGGGTAGATGGGTCATCCAAATTTGGAGAGAACCATAAATTTGCCTTTTTTCCTTCAGCAGCATTGGCCTGGAAAGCTTCAGACGAAGATTTTCTTAAAGGAAACAAAACCATCTCTAATTTAAAATTAAGAACCAGTTATGGCTTAAGTGGTAACTCAGAGCTTCCTGCTTATCAGTCGTTAGCCACATTGGTTAATAACTCAGCCATTATTAATGATAGTAAGGTAACCGGTATTGGTATAGGCCGGTTGGCCAATCCTGATCTGGTTTGGGAAAAAACAGCACAGGTTGATGCGGGTTTAGAGCTTGGCTTATTTAACAATCGCATTAATTTAGAGGCCGATCTTTATTACAGAAAAACAACCGATATGTTATTGGATGCGCCAGTGCCACGTACCACAGGATACTCGGTGATCAGAAAAAACGTCGGGTCTATGCAGAACAAAGGTTTAGATTTGGGCATCAATACCGTAAACGTACAAACTGACGATTTTACCTGGAAAACCAGTTTCAATATCTCCCTTAACCGCAACAAGGTACTTTCATTGGCCACTCCTGATGATATTTTTGGTGTGGGTAACCCGAATTTCACTAATCAAACCGGTATTATCAGGGTTGGTGAGCCTGTGGGCTCATTCTGGGGTCTTGTACGTTTAGGAACCTGGAGCGAGGCCGAAAGGGCAGAAGCAGCTAAATTTGTAAGTTACCGCGGTGGTAAAACTTTGCTTCCGGGTGATATCAAATATTTAGATGTAAACGGCGATCATGCCATTACAGATGCCGACCGACAGATTATTGGTAACGGAACACCAAAAGGCTGGGGATCGTTTAGTAACTCATTCCGTTATAAAAACTTAGAGCTGATCGTAGAACTTCAATATTCTTATGGTAATGATGTGTTGAATATGACCCATCACTCGGGTGAAGACAGACAGGTACAGGCCAATAGTTTCGCCAGCGTGTTAAATGCCTGGACTCCCCAGAATCAGGATACACCAATTGCTGCAATCAGGGATCAGTCTGCCGGATATGTAACCAACGTAGATACACACTGGTTAGAAGATGGTTCTTTCATTCGTGGAAAAAACCTTCTACTAGGTTATACTTTTGATAAAACACTCGTCGAAAAATTACGCTTAAGCAAACTTCGTGTTTATGCATCTGTTCAGAATTTCTTCCTGGCCACCAAGTATACAGGTAACGACCCTGAGGTGACTACTTATGGAAATGTATTTGCACAAGGTCAAACATTTTTCGATTATCCAAAGCCAACTACTTTTATGGTCGGGTTAAACATTGGATTATAA
- a CDS encoding sensor histidine kinase: MKAQLPVKRLNLLSCLLAAIIGIIFYIIVSHNSNNPKIHYFTFFTVLGVVLIGFADVFIMIILSRVYKTQPRRFRVLRYLITYPFSIIIYLLVWPIFAHAAHNQWSYSDGGLFLAFVGSGLVINTMILTLHDSVLLYEHKLQSELELSRLKAANAEAANLLLKQQIQPHFLFNALNTLKALYHSDTDTADTYIVHMANFLRACVFRHASNVSSLEDELELLNNYLAMQRMRFGTALNCSIDISKENIKNYNLPSFSLQPLLENAIKHNNFTQQAPLNITVIETGERLVFKNNIQRKKIKSPSTNYGLANLAERYRLCCNDDIIIEENEQSFSVSIKLLKNENSNH; the protein is encoded by the coding sequence ATGAAAGCGCAACTCCCGGTAAAACGGTTAAATCTTCTTAGCTGCTTACTGGCTGCCATTATAGGCATTATTTTTTATATTATCGTCTCGCATAATTCAAACAATCCAAAAATACACTACTTTACTTTTTTTACTGTTTTAGGCGTCGTGCTGATCGGCTTTGCTGATGTGTTTATCATGATTATCCTGAGCAGGGTTTACAAAACTCAACCAAGAAGGTTCAGGGTGCTCAGGTATCTGATTACCTATCCCTTCAGTATCATCATTTATCTATTGGTATGGCCAATTTTTGCCCATGCAGCACACAATCAATGGTCGTATTCGGATGGCGGGTTATTTCTTGCCTTTGTTGGCTCAGGCTTGGTAATCAATACCATGATTCTGACCCTCCACGATTCGGTTCTGCTTTACGAACATAAACTGCAAAGCGAACTGGAACTTTCGAGATTGAAGGCGGCAAATGCAGAAGCGGCCAACCTCTTGTTAAAACAGCAGATTCAGCCACATTTTTTATTCAATGCGCTGAACACACTTAAAGCACTTTATCATAGCGATACCGATACTGCTGATACCTATATTGTGCACATGGCAAATTTCCTGAGGGCTTGTGTTTTCCGTCATGCATCGAATGTATCCAGTCTGGAAGATGAACTCGAGCTTCTGAACAATTATCTGGCTATGCAGCGGATGCGTTTCGGCACGGCTTTAAACTGCTCGATTGATATAAGCAAAGAGAATATTAAAAATTACAATCTCCCGTCGTTTTCCCTTCAGCCCTTATTGGAAAATGCCATCAAACACAACAATTTTACGCAGCAGGCTCCATTAAATATCACTGTCATAGAGACGGGTGAACGGCTGGTATTCAAGAATAACATCCAACGAAAGAAGATAAAATCACCATCTACAAATTATGGCCTTGCCAATCTTGCTGAGCGCTATCGGCTGTGTTGTAACGATGATATCATCATAGAAGAGAATGAACAGTCATTTTCGGTAAGCATTAAACTGTTAAAAAATGAAAATAGTAATCATTGA
- a CDS encoding LytTR family DNA-binding domain-containing protein, translated as MKIVIIEDEEVVAHDLELNIRKLTNGPLEIVQLRSVKESIDYFGSAIAPDLIFSDIQLGDGLSFEIFVAKPMSVPVIFCTAYDEYALDAFKANGIDYILKPFTIGILGAALQKYQDLKKVLSSDQTPQYDALLQMLGLKETHQASSILVHAKDKIIPVKIEDIAMFYVRNEITHLITFSGTCYYPNKNLDELERSSGSHFFRANRQFLICRKAITDVSSFFSRKLSVNLNIPFDEKVIVSKAKATQFLEWLSSM; from the coding sequence ATGAAAATAGTAATCATTGAAGATGAAGAAGTGGTTGCGCATGATCTTGAACTAAACATCAGGAAACTGACCAATGGCCCTTTGGAAATTGTACAACTCAGGTCGGTGAAAGAATCTATCGATTATTTCGGATCAGCCATTGCGCCTGATCTTATTTTTAGTGACATACAGCTAGGCGATGGGCTCAGTTTTGAGATATTTGTGGCCAAACCAATGTCAGTTCCCGTTATTTTCTGTACAGCTTATGATGAATACGCCTTAGATGCGTTTAAAGCCAATGGGATCGATTATATTCTTAAACCCTTTACTATTGGCATACTTGGTGCTGCACTTCAAAAATACCAAGACCTAAAAAAGGTACTTTCTTCCGATCAAACGCCCCAGTACGACGCACTGCTACAGATGCTAGGGCTTAAAGAAACCCATCAGGCTTCTTCTATTCTAGTACATGCCAAGGATAAAATTATCCCGGTGAAGATAGAAGACATTGCTATGTTCTATGTCAGGAACGAGATTACGCATTTGATCACCTTTTCCGGAACCTGTTATTACCCCAATAAAAACCTCGATGAACTGGAAAGATCGTCGGGCAGTCACTTTTTCCGTGCTAACAGGCAGTTTCTCATTTGCCGCAAAGCGATAACTGATGTATCCAGCTTCTTTTCCAGAAAGCTCTCGGTTAATCTCAATATTCCATTTGATGAAAAAGTGATTGTGAGCAAGGCGAAGGCCACACAATTTCTTGAATGGCTCTCCAGTATGTAA
- a CDS encoding porin family protein, which yields MKKLILVCICSVLASTGAYSQSMMKNIVKRLSFGLKGGVNYSDFTDANFETEGLVGFHAGAIVNFRISDSFSVQQEFLFSTQGAKTTSSTFGGQDIKLYYASVPVLLKYKTKFGLYVEAGTQVGFRVKEDLQGLNGSDFSKKLDIGAVGGIGFQTRSGFGVGARYIAGLQKVGDFKLGNISPDLKNNVAQASLFYMF from the coding sequence ATGAAAAAGTTGATCCTAGTTTGTATTTGTTCTGTTTTAGCATCTACTGGTGCTTATAGTCAGAGTATGATGAAAAATATTGTTAAACGTCTAAGCTTTGGACTAAAGGGAGGGGTAAATTACAGTGATTTTACCGATGCCAATTTCGAAACAGAAGGTCTTGTTGGTTTCCATGCGGGCGCGATTGTGAATTTCAGGATTTCGGACAGTTTTTCTGTCCAGCAAGAATTTCTGTTTTCTACTCAGGGCGCAAAAACCACCAGCAGTACTTTTGGCGGGCAGGATATCAAGCTGTATTATGCAAGTGTTCCTGTTCTACTGAAATATAAAACCAAGTTCGGATTATATGTTGAGGCCGGAACCCAGGTTGGTTTCCGTGTAAAGGAAGATCTTCAAGGCTTAAACGGTAGTGATTTTTCCAAAAAATTAGATATTGGTGCTGTAGGCGGCATCGGCTTCCAAACAAGGAGCGGCTTTGGTGTTGGGGCAAGGTATATTGCCGGACTACAGAAAGTAGGCGATTTTAAACTGGGTAATATCAGCCCCGATCTGAAAAACAATGTTGCCCAGGCGAGCTTATTCTATATGTTTTAG
- the katG gene encoding catalase/peroxidase HPI → MEKESNDISKCPFHNGSMKSNVGGGGTRNGDWWPKQLKLSILRQHSSLSNPMDVEFSYAEAFKSLDLAALKADLHALMTDSQDWWPADFGHYGGLFIRMAWHSAGTYRVGDGRGGAGAGLQRFAPLNSWPDNVSLDKARRLLWPIKQKYGRKISWADLMILTGNIALESMGFKTFGFAGGREDVWEADESVYWGSETTWLGGDLRYAHGSDGVDKAHGVVVTDDDADGDVHSRNLEKPLAAVQMGLIYVNPEGPDGNPDPILAAKDIRDTFGRMAMDDEETVALIAGGHTFGKTHGAASADHVGKEPEAAGIENQGLGWNNSYASGKGADTITSGLEVTWTTTPTQWSNNFFENLFGFEWVLSKSPAGAHQWTAVNAAAIIPDAFDGSKKHLPTMLTTDLSLRFDPAYEKISRRFLENPDQFADAFARAWFKLTHRDMGPLARYLGPDVPQEELLWQDPIPAVNHALINESDIAALKAKVLASGLSVAELVATAWASASTFRGSDKRGGANGARIRLAPQKDWAVNNPLQLQKVLGVLAGIQNEFNAAQFDGKKVSLADLIVLAGAAAVEKAAATAGHSVTVPFAPGRMDASQEQTDVGSFGYLEPAADGFRNYRKSKSPVSTEEFLIDKAQLLTLTAPELTVLVGGLRALDTNFDGSKNGVLTTRPGQLTNDFFINLLDMETAWKAVAEDKELYIGSSRLTGQPKWTATRADLVFGSNAELRAIAEVYASADAQGKFVKDFVATWNKVMNLDRFDLN, encoded by the coding sequence ATGGAAAAAGAATCGAACGATATTAGCAAATGTCCGTTTCATAACGGCAGCATGAAGAGTAATGTAGGTGGTGGTGGTACCAGAAATGGCGACTGGTGGCCCAAGCAGTTAAAGTTGAGTATTTTACGCCAGCATTCCAGCTTATCCAACCCAATGGATGTTGAATTTAGTTATGCCGAAGCTTTTAAAAGTTTAGATTTAGCAGCATTAAAAGCAGATCTTCATGCGCTGATGACCGATTCGCAAGATTGGTGGCCGGCAGATTTTGGTCACTATGGAGGTTTATTTATCCGGATGGCATGGCACAGTGCCGGAACCTACAGAGTGGGCGATGGCCGTGGTGGTGCTGGTGCCGGATTACAACGTTTTGCGCCGCTGAACAGCTGGCCAGACAATGTGAGTCTGGATAAAGCTCGCAGATTACTTTGGCCAATTAAACAAAAATACGGGCGCAAAATTTCGTGGGCAGATTTAATGATCTTAACCGGTAATATTGCCTTAGAATCGATGGGTTTTAAAACCTTTGGCTTTGCCGGTGGGCGCGAAGATGTTTGGGAGGCTGATGAATCGGTATATTGGGGCTCAGAAACAACCTGGTTGGGTGGCGATCTTCGTTATGCACACGGATCTGACGGAGTAGATAAAGCACATGGTGTAGTGGTTACCGATGATGATGCCGATGGCGATGTGCACTCCCGTAATTTGGAAAAACCACTTGCAGCAGTGCAGATGGGATTAATATATGTAAACCCAGAGGGACCGGACGGAAACCCGGATCCGATTCTTGCCGCTAAAGATATCCGCGATACTTTTGGTCGCATGGCCATGGATGATGAAGAAACTGTGGCATTAATTGCGGGTGGGCACACCTTTGGTAAAACCCATGGCGCAGCTTCAGCGGATCATGTAGGCAAAGAGCCTGAAGCCGCTGGTATCGAAAACCAGGGTTTGGGATGGAACAATAGTTATGCTTCTGGCAAAGGTGCTGATACGATTACAAGTGGATTAGAAGTCACCTGGACCACAACACCAACGCAATGGAGCAATAATTTTTTCGAAAACTTGTTTGGATTTGAATGGGTATTATCGAAAAGCCCTGCGGGTGCACATCAGTGGACAGCTGTAAATGCAGCCGCCATTATTCCTGATGCATTTGATGGATCAAAAAAACACCTGCCAACGATGCTGACCACCGATCTTTCTTTAAGATTCGACCCGGCTTATGAAAAAATATCGAGACGTTTCTTAGAAAACCCTGATCAGTTTGCTGATGCATTTGCAAGGGCATGGTTTAAATTAACGCATCGCGATATGGGGCCTTTGGCGCGTTACCTGGGACCAGATGTGCCACAGGAAGAATTGCTTTGGCAAGATCCAATACCTGCCGTTAACCATGCATTGATCAACGAAAGTGATATTGCCGCATTAAAAGCAAAAGTATTGGCTTCAGGATTGAGTGTGGCCGAACTGGTGGCTACCGCCTGGGCTTCGGCTTCAACCTTCCGTGGTTCTGATAAGCGCGGTGGCGCTAATGGTGCACGGATCCGTTTGGCACCACAAAAAGATTGGGCTGTTAACAATCCCCTACAATTACAAAAAGTATTGGGCGTATTAGCGGGGATTCAAAATGAATTTAATGCAGCACAATTTGATGGCAAAAAAGTTTCCTTAGCCGATTTAATTGTACTGGCGGGCGCTGCTGCAGTAGAAAAAGCTGCCGCCACCGCCGGACATTCAGTTACAGTACCTTTTGCGCCAGGCCGGATGGATGCTTCGCAAGAACAAACCGATGTAGGATCCTTTGGTTATTTAGAGCCAGCTGCAGATGGTTTCCGTAACTACCGTAAATCAAAATCTCCCGTTTCTACAGAAGAATTCCTGATTGATAAAGCCCAGTTGCTTACTTTAACAGCACCTGAATTAACGGTGTTAGTAGGTGGTTTGCGTGCACTGGATACCAATTTCGACGGTTCTAAAAACGGTGTCTTAACTACAAGACCAGGTCAGCTTACCAACGATTTCTTTATAAATTTATTAGATATGGAAACCGCATGGAAAGCTGTTGCAGAAGATAAAGAACTTTATATCGGAAGCAGCCGCCTAACTGGTCAGCCAAAATGGACGGCGACCCGTGCAGATCTTGTATTCGGTTCTAATGCAGAATTAAGAGCAATTGCAGAAGTATACGCAAGTGCAGATGCACAAGGCAAATTCGTAAAAGACTTTGTAGCCACCTGGAATAAAGTAATGAATTTAGACCGTTTTGATTTAAATTAA
- a CDS encoding serine/threonine-protein kinase, which translates to MSKIFTIAEGLQNLGALKTGGQGSVYKGMRMGPVYSAIKLIPTPIYVEDETDKNYRNFLNEVNKLQQVNTHPSPNVVKILSSGITDSGSFPYIEMEYIEGPELSELLLPPHQKVFTVKELLKVAEQLAAALAHCHQFGVKHGDVKSNNVKYNMQTANYVLLDFGLAIMSEEQRRTSIRHAGAVEFMAPEQHEGKMLLQTDIYSYGIILYELLAGQVPFPLEGGGDTARNTVMISHLEKEIPDAMLLRKSNLENTFQDDILHTEMQVPHWLIELIGRCLQKNPVERYANGMELQKAVTAGLLSASQDIGRTENTIPNEAFHYGALYAETQQKNEKLEKELATLKPLALKAGIKYNISTGEYHQENYIHAPRKAFLGYAAACTLVVAFVVYSLTKTENNVLTALPATPYRSPFEIANQQYRQALQTAREDSIRKAKMQWTQQVKETEKARKKSGKKKKFLGIF; encoded by the coding sequence ATGAGTAAAATTTTTACAATTGCAGAAGGGCTACAAAACCTGGGCGCATTAAAAACCGGTGGGCAGGGATCTGTTTACAAGGGAATGCGCATGGGGCCGGTTTATTCTGCCATCAAACTTATTCCTACACCGATCTACGTGGAAGATGAGACCGATAAAAACTACCGGAATTTTCTCAATGAAGTGAATAAGCTGCAGCAGGTAAATACCCATCCCAGCCCGAATGTGGTGAAGATACTCAGTTCGGGGATCACCGATAGCGGATCCTTTCCTTATATAGAAATGGAATACATCGAAGGCCCCGAACTTAGCGAACTGCTATTGCCTCCGCATCAAAAAGTTTTCACCGTTAAAGAACTGTTGAAAGTTGCGGAACAACTGGCTGCAGCACTTGCACACTGTCATCAGTTTGGGGTTAAACATGGCGATGTTAAAAGCAATAATGTAAAGTACAATATGCAGACCGCCAATTACGTGCTATTGGATTTTGGCCTGGCCATTATGAGTGAAGAGCAGCGCAGAACAAGCATTCGCCATGCCGGGGCAGTAGAATTTATGGCACCGGAACAGCATGAAGGAAAAATGCTGCTACAGACAGACATTTATAGTTACGGTATCATTCTGTATGAACTCCTGGCCGGGCAGGTTCCTTTTCCACTCGAAGGGGGAGGTGATACCGCCCGCAATACGGTCATGATATCACATCTTGAAAAGGAAATCCCGGATGCCATGTTACTGCGTAAAAGCAATCTGGAAAATACCTTTCAGGACGATATTCTGCATACGGAAATGCAGGTACCCCACTGGTTGATCGAGCTGATCGGGCGATGCCTGCAAAAGAATCCAGTTGAACGGTATGCCAATGGAATGGAACTGCAGAAGGCAGTTACTGCCGGGCTATTGTCTGCATCACAAGACATTGGGCGCACAGAAAACACCATACCCAATGAAGCCTTCCATTATGGCGCCTTATATGCTGAGACACAGCAAAAGAACGAAAAACTTGAAAAAGAGCTGGCCACATTAAAACCCCTGGCCCTGAAGGCTGGAATAAAATACAATATTTCGACTGGTGAATATCACCAGGAAAATTACATTCATGCGCCAAGAAAGGCTTTTTTAGGCTACGCTGCCGCCTGCACCTTAGTTGTTGCCTTTGTAGTTTACAGCTTAACTAAGACAGAAAACAATGTTCTTACCGCCTTGCCGGCAACCCCATACCGGTCGCCATTTGAAATCGCAAATCAGCAATACAGACAAGCGCTGCAAACAGCAAGGGAAGACAGTATCCGGAAAGCAAAAATGCAATGGACGCAGCAAGTAAAAGAAACGGAAAAAGCCAGGAAAAAGAGCGGAAAGAAAAAGAAATTTCTGGGAATATTCTGA